The Bacteroidales bacterium nucleotide sequence TCGTAAAAATACGAATAGAAAACTTAAAAAACTAACGGGAAAGAAAATTATTAAACAATTCCTGAGCTTCTTTCCAATTCTCCTTATTGATACAATATTTTATCCGGGGTGCCTCAATCTCCCCCTGGATCAAACCGGCAGCTTTTAGTTCTTTAAGGTGCTGGGAAAGGGTCGATTTGGCTATGGGGAGAATATCTGACAGGTCGCCGCTATAACAGCAGGATTGTTTTACCAGTAACTCGAGTACATAAATGCGAATGGGATGCCCCATGGCTTTTGCATACCTGGCAATTCTTTTTTGCCGCTTGGAAATAATTTCTTTATCCATGGAATTCTGAATTTACTCGTTCGCAAAATAACGTACATTTTTTTGTACCTGAAAGAAAACTCACGTTTTCCCGTTTTTTTCACAAAAATGAATCTGTTCACTCCGCCTGAGATGAATTTCGAATCAGGGTTTTCTTGCAGGCACTGATTAAGCAGGGCTATCTACC carries:
- a CDS encoding metalloregulator ArsR/SmtB family transcription factor; the protein is MDKEIISKRQKRIARYAKAMGHPIRIYVLELLVKQSCCYSGDLSDILPIAKSTLSQHLKELKAAGLIQGEIEAPRIKYCINKENWKEAQELFNNFLSR